A part of Candidatus Moraniibacteriota bacterium genomic DNA contains:
- a CDS encoding DNA alkylation repair protein — MSFQDLKKDIRENASKERARASARFFKTGKGEYGEGDRFLGLTMGEVRKLSKQYRNIDFSQVVKLLESSWHEERMIGLLILVLRYEEAKSVPEKRTVFDFYIAHREAVNNWDLVDVTTPNIVGDFLSQQKNRDILYRFARSKNLWERRMAILATYRFVRSGDFHDTVSLATLLLRDTHDLIHKATGWMLREIGKRDELTLIRFLEQYATEMPRTMLRYALEKFSPERRQYFLKKKSFSC, encoded by the coding sequence ATGAGTTTTCAAGATCTCAAAAAAGATATCCGAGAGAATGCTTCAAAGGAACGTGCGCGGGCGAGTGCGCGGTTTTTCAAAACAGGGAAGGGGGAGTATGGTGAAGGGGATCGATTTTTGGGACTCACTATGGGGGAAGTGCGGAAGCTTTCTAAACAGTATCGGAATATCGATTTCTCTCAAGTTGTGAAACTTCTGGAGAGTTCGTGGCATGAAGAGCGAATGATCGGGCTTCTGATACTTGTTCTCCGGTATGAGGAGGCGAAAAGCGTGCCAGAGAAGCGGACGGTTTTTGATTTTTACATTGCGCATCGGGAGGCGGTGAATAATTGGGATTTGGTTGATGTGACGACGCCCAATATTGTTGGAGATTTCCTCTCGCAACAGAAAAATCGGGATATATTGTATCGATTTGCACGGTCGAAAAATCTCTGGGAACGGCGGATGGCGATACTTGCGACGTATCGATTCGTACGAAGTGGAGACTTTCATGATACGGTTTCGCTTGCCACACTCTTGCTTCGGGACACACATGATCTGATTCACAAGGCGACGGGCTGGATGCTTCGCGAAATCGGGAAGCGGGACGAATTGACACTTATTCGATTTCTCGAACAATACGCGACAGAGATGCCGCGCACTATGCTTCGATATGCTCTCGAGAAATTCTCGCCCGAGAGGCGCCAGTACTTCTTGAAAAAGAAGTCATTCTCGTGTTGA